Sequence from the Deltaproteobacteria bacterium genome:
GGTCACCGATCTCACCTTGTGAGATATCTGCCCCCTGATCATCAGTGACGCGCAGTTCATAGCCAGGGACCGGCGTTCCTGAGCTGCCAGGTCGAACGAGCCCGGCACGATTGGACAGAAAGATATGCAGAATCTCCGTCGAACCAATGCCATCGAGGATTTCTACCCCAAAGCGCTCGCGCCAACGCAAGAAGAGCTCGCTCGGTAGCGGCTCGCCTGCAGAGAGACATAGCCGCAGACTGGAAAGGTCATATTGTTTCTCACTCTCTGAGGCCTGCAGCATCGCCGCATATAACGTCGGGACCCCAAAGAAAAGCGTCGGTCGATACCGACTCAGAGCGGCAAATACACTATCAGGCGTTGGACGTTCAGGCACCAATACTGCAGTTGCTCCCGCATACAGGGCAAAATACATTCCCCCACCAAGCCCATAGGCAAAGAAAAGGCGCGGCGCAGCGAACGTCACATCATCTGAAGTGATAGCAAGCACCTCACTCCCATACGTCTCGCAACAGAACACCAAGTCGCGATGTTGGTGGACAACTCCCTTCGGCATCCCTGTTGAGCCAGAGCTATAGAGCCACAACGCTGGGTCATCCCGATGAGTGAATTCTGCTGCAAGTGACGGAGACTCGCGACTCATCAGCTCAGCAAACGAGAGTGCTCCCTCAGCGGCACCAATGACCACACGATGTCGGAGCCACCGCGATTGGGCTGCAACTGGAGCGACACTAGGCCACACCTCCCCAGAGGCAAGTACGACAGAGGCACGACTATCGTCGAGCATATAGGCGTACTCATCGCCACGCATGAACGTATTAACTGGCACCGGAACCGCACCAATCTTGATCGCCCCCCAGAAGGCATAGACAAATTCTGGTGAGTCCAACACCACCAATAAGATGCGTTCCTCAGGCCGCACGCCGAGTCGACGCAGTGCATTCCCTGCGCGATTGACGTTCTCCGCTAGCTGCGCGTAGGTAATTTTCTGTTCACCCGTCCACAGCGCCACGTGGTCGCCGCGACCTGCGCTGAGATGTCGATCGACGAACGCTGTCGTCGCGTTGAATGACTCCGGAATGTCTGGAATAGGCACCCTACCCTCCTGCACAGTTTCTCTCCATGAGCTTCAGCCCCTCCTTCTTTAGACAAGCAACAGCCAAATCACAACTATGCCCGACGATGCTACTGGCAGAATATGCCGGTGAGAAATATAATTCCCCGTAGTTATGCCTGACGCGGGACGTAAAGCGTAAAACGTAAATATGTAAAACGTAAAAGGACGGGAGAAACAGAGCTTTTGTTGCCCTTTACGTTTTACGCTTTACGTAACAACAGGAGAAACCGCATGGGAACTGCAGCACAGGAAGTACCGGTGGAGTCGTCCCCACCGTTTGTCGATTATCAAACTCATCCGGAGCGCTATCGGCATTGGCGACTGAGCTTTGACGGCCTGATCGCAACCTTAACGATGGACGTTCAAGAGGACGCCGGACTTCGACCAGGATACACGCTCAAGTTGAATTCCTATGATCTCGGCGTGGATATCGAACTGCATGACGCTTTGCAGCGCATTCGCTTTGAACATCCAGAAGTACGGACGGTTATCCTCACCAGCGCGCGAGATCGCATCTTCTGTTCGGGTGCCAACATCTTCATGCTCGGCCAATCCTCTCATGCGTGGAAAGTCAACTTCTGTAAATTTACCAACGAGACCCGCAACGGAGTCGAGGATGCAAGTCGTCATTCAGGCCTCAAATTTCTCGCCGCATGTAATGGGACAACCTCTGGTGGTGGGTATGAGTTGGCGCTCGCTTGCGATGAGATTTTGCTGGTCGATGACCGTTCGTCAGCCGTGAGCCTACCGGAAGTTCCGATACTGGGTGTCCTTCCTGGTACTGGCGGATTGACTCGTCTGATTGACAAACGCAAAGTACGCCATGATCATGCCGATATTTTTTGCACGACCTCAGAAGGTATTCGTGGTCAACGCGCCAAAGAGTGGCGCTTAATCGACCATCTTGCCAAGCCCGCACAGTTTGTTGATTCGGCAAAAAAACGAGCACTTGAACTGGCAGCGTTCAGTGACCGCCCGAGCGAGGCGCAAGGCGTGGCACTTTCCCCCCTGTCACGCACGATCGACTCACAAGGGCTACACTATGAATATGTTGACGTGCAGATCGATCGTAACAGCCGACGAGCGATGATCACTGTCAGTGCACCACGCGAGCAACAACCAACCGAGCTAGCCGCTATTCTGGTACAAGGGGCAACCTGGTGGCCGTTACAGATGGCACGAGAACTGGACGATGCGATCCTCATGCTGCGGACGAATGAATTAGAAATTGGGACCTGGCTCCTGAAAACGCAAGGAGATGCTGAACACGCTCTGGCAGTTGATGCGACGCTTGACCAACATCGAGCGCATTGGTTCGTTCGCGAAGTGATTGGCATGCTGCGACGCACGTTAGCTCGACTCGAGGTCTCGTCACGCACATTGTTCGCTTTGGTTGAGCCAGGTTCTTGCTTCGCGGGTACGTTACTAGAACTCGCCCTGGTAGCCGATCGTATTTACATGCTGAATAGCGAAGAAGAAGGTTCGGCTACGCATCTTCATCTTTCACCACTAAACTTTGGCACCTATCCAATGGTGACACATCAGTCGCGCTTAGAGCGCCGCTTCAGCTACGATGCCGTTGTGCTCGACCAGGCTCGTGCTGCAATTGGTCACCCGCTTGATCCAACAGAAGCCTCAGAACTTGGCTTAGTCACAGCGGCACCCGATGAACTCGATTGGGATGACGAGATTCGTATTGCGCTCGAAGAACGTGCCAGCCTTTCGCCGGATGCCCTTACTGGTATGGAAGCCAACCTACGCTTCGGCGGAGCAGAGACCATGGAGTCGCGTATCTTTGGTCGCCTTTCGGCTTGGCAGAACTGGATCTTCCTTCGCCCCAATGCCGTCGGCGAGTTGGGTGCATTGAAAGTGTATGGGACTGGGAATAAGGCAAAGTTTAGTTGGGAACGTGTTTAAAGCAGTCCAGAGTCCAAGGAAGTCCAGGGTCCAGGGTCTAGAAAAGTTCAGAGTCGCAAATCGTTCGAAGTTCGGAGTCCGAGAAAGTGCAATGTCTTTTTCTACTGACGACTGAATACTGACCACGGAAAACTGTTTAGGAGCTTACCATGAGCATCGATTACGGCGAAAAAATTCCGAACAACGTTCATCTCTCAACGGACAAGACCTTGCAACGCGCCCTTGAGCGTTGGCAACCAAACTATCTCAAGTGGTGGCAAGAGGTCGGTCCTGAAGGGGCACAGCAAGATGATATTTATTTGCGCACGGCCGTGAGCGCTGATGCCTCTGGGTGGGCACACTTCGACTATGTCAAAATGCCGGAGTATCGCTGGGGAATCTTTCTTGCGCCGCAGGAGGAGGATCGGAAAGTCAACTTTGGCGAACACAAAGGCGAACCCGCCTGGCAGGATGTACCAGGAGAACATCGGGCAACGCTTCGTCGCATCGTTGTCACTCAGGGTGATACCGAACCCGCCTCGGTTG
This genomic interval carries:
- a CDS encoding benzoyl-CoA-dihydrodiol lyase: MGTAAQEVPVESSPPFVDYQTHPERYRHWRLSFDGLIATLTMDVQEDAGLRPGYTLKLNSYDLGVDIELHDALQRIRFEHPEVRTVILTSARDRIFCSGANIFMLGQSSHAWKVNFCKFTNETRNGVEDASRHSGLKFLAACNGTTSGGGYELALACDEILLVDDRSSAVSLPEVPILGVLPGTGGLTRLIDKRKVRHDHADIFCTTSEGIRGQRAKEWRLIDHLAKPAQFVDSAKKRALELAAFSDRPSEAQGVALSPLSRTIDSQGLHYEYVDVQIDRNSRRAMITVSAPREQQPTELAAILVQGATWWPLQMARELDDAILMLRTNELEIGTWLLKTQGDAEHALAVDATLDQHRAHWFVREVIGMLRRTLARLEVSSRTLFALVEPGSCFAGTLLELALVADRIYMLNSEEEGSATHLHLSPLNFGTYPMVTHQSRLERRFSYDAVVLDQARAAIGHPLDPTEASELGLVTAAPDELDWDDEIRIALEERASLSPDALTGMEANLRFGGAETMESRIFGRLSAWQNWIFLRPNAVGELGALKVYGTGNKAKFSWERV
- a CDS encoding benzoate-CoA ligase family protein; the encoded protein is MPIPDIPESFNATTAFVDRHLSAGRGDHVALWTGEQKITYAQLAENVNRAGNALRRLGVRPEERILLVVLDSPEFVYAFWGAIKIGAVPVPVNTFMRGDEYAYMLDDSRASVVLASGEVWPSVAPVAAQSRWLRHRVVIGAAEGALSFAELMSRESPSLAAEFTHRDDPALWLYSSGSTGMPKGVVHQHRDLVFCCETYGSEVLAITSDDVTFAAPRLFFAYGLGGGMYFALYAGATAVLVPERPTPDSVFAALSRYRPTLFFGVPTLYAAMLQASESEKQYDLSSLRLCLSAGEPLPSELFLRWRERFGVEILDGIGSTEILHIFLSNRAGLVRPGSSGTPVPGYELRVTDDQGADISQGEIGDLLVKGGSITSGYWHKLEATRRALQGEWIRTGDKYYCDTEGVYWYCGRSDDMLKVSGQWVSPAEVEGLLFQHPAVLEAAVVGWEDEHKLVKPKAFVVLKHGQTASLALAQELQVFVRERTLPHKYPRWVEFVAELPKTATGKIQRYKLRTT